One Oryza sativa Japonica Group chromosome 8, ASM3414082v1 DNA window includes the following coding sequences:
- the LOC4345340 gene encoding protein PHR1-LIKE 3, translating to MFPGLIHHHRLLDADVGGGGGGSSAGLVLTADPKPRLRWTADLHDRFVDAVAQLGGPDKATPKTIMRTMGVKGLTLFHLKSHLQKYRLGKQSGKEMAEQSKDASYILGAQSGTNLSPTVPTPDLKESQELKEALRAQMEVQRKLHEQVEVQRHVQIRMEAYQNYIDTLLEKACNIVSEQLNGFSISDHDLTSAGVMLSSSDTLSPSIFHQLSVSSISLHSPGGKSSPFAADADLFFQKAPEKRKSY from the exons atgttcCCCGGCCtgatccaccaccaccgcctcctcgacgccgatgtcggcggcggcggcggggggagcagCGCCGGCCTGGTACTGACGGCCGACCCCAAGCCCCGCCTGCGGTGGACGGCCGACCTCCACGACCGcttcgtcgacgccgtcgcccaGCTCGGCGGGCCCGACA AAGCAACACCCAAAACTATCATGAGGACAATGGGTGTGAAGGGTCTCACCCTTTTTCACTTGAAAAGCCACCTTCAG AAATACAGATTAGGAAAGCAATCTGGCAAAGAGATGGCAGAGCAATCAAAAGACG cttcttatattttgggagctCAAAGTGGAACAAATCTATCTCCTACAGTTCCAACTCCAGATTTGAAAGA GAGTCAAGAACTAAAAGAAGCACTCAGAGCACAGATGGAAGTGCAACGAAAATTGCATGAACAAGTGGAG gtCCAGAGGCATGTACAGATCCGAATGGAAGCGTACCAGAACTACATCGACACGCTACTGGAGAAGGCATGCAACATAGTATCTGAGCAACTGAATGGCTTCAGCATATCTGACCATGATCTAACCTCTGCTGGTGTCATGTTGAGCTCTTCAGACACCTTGAGCCCCTCCATCTTCCACCAGCTCTCTGTCAGCTCGATCAGCCTGCACAGTCCCGGAGGCAAATCCTCCCCTTTTGCAGCTGATGCTGACCTGTTCTTTCAGAAGGCGCCTGAAAAACGCAAGTCATATTGA
- the LOC9267033 gene encoding myb family transcription factor PHL7, with protein MYQPNPISSSGQTHGNPTAHEQMELGNNAIVPSNGGNNNPNMAARQRLRWTNELHDRFVEAVTQLGGPDRATPKGVLRIMGVPGLTIYHVKSHLQKYRLAKYIPDPSADDNKDEDKDPGNLLSALEGSSGMQISEALKLQMEVQKRLHEQLEVQRQLQLRIEAQGKYLQKIIEEQQRVIGAGASRATSSEQLPDSEKTNPPTPVPISESPVQGAPHSKNSQSQVEPTKSPSHDDALPCGEPLTPDSSCRPGSPTLSPKHERAAKRQRGSDAGDVTAFADGEFVLPPGIFESSTGSEFQECSMPYSGH; from the exons ATGTATCAGCCAAATCCTATTTCCAGCAGTGGTCAGACTCATGGCAATCCTACTGCTCATGAGCAAATGGAGTTAGGGAACAATGCTATTGTCCCTAGTAACGGAGGGAACAATAACCCTAATATGGCGGCAAGACAGCGGTTACGTTGGACAAATGAGTTGCATGACCGTTTCGTGGAGGCTGTTACTCAGCTTGGTGGGCCTGATA GAGCCACTCCTAAGGGAGTTCTGAGAATTATGGGTGTGCCAGGACTGACAATATACCATGTGAAAAGTCACCTACAG AAATACCGGCTTGCAAAGTACATTCCAGACCCTTCAGCTGATG ACAACAAGGATGAAGATAAAGATCCAGGGAATCTGCTTTCTGCACTTGAAGGTTCATC TGGAATGCAGATATCTGAAGCCCTGAAGCTGCAGATGGAGGTCCAGAAGCGGCTACATGAACAATTAGAG GTGCAAAGGCAGCTACAGCTGCGAATTGAGGCGCAGGGGAAGTATCTCCAGAAGATCATCGAAGAGCAGCAGCGTGTCATTGGTGCAGGAGCTTCCAGAGCCACGTCAAGCGAACAATTGCCTGACTCTGAGAAAACTAACCCACCAACTCCAGTACCAATTTCTGAATCTCCAGTTCAGGGTGCACCCCATAGCAAGAACAGTCAAAGCCAAGTTGAGCCGACGAAGAGCCCTTCGCATGATGATGCTCTCCCGTGTGGTGAACCTTTAACACCTGACTCCAGCTGCCGGCCTGGTTCACCGACGCTCAGCCCAAAGCATGAGCGTGCAGCCAAGAGACAGAGGGGCAGTGATGCAGGCGATGTCACAGCATTCGCAGATGGAGAATTTGTACTTCCACCAGGCATCTTTGAGTCAAGCACAGGATCCGAGTTCCAAGAATGTTCGATGCCTTATTCAGGCCATTAG
- the LOC107275436 gene encoding uncharacterized protein has product MQASVAVSEALEAGKLSAAPRDGAADFAVAWLAVVVVSLAVAATCVVVSFDAHARQPGRLRRMLDLGPSVRGARLLLAIFAGLLAAAEVIRLPFFSRAVVSPPRHVVPCLAYPLVAHGVAEPCFLATVLLLLRASTGGARLPAAALAVPFACLPFLSAHVAVLVLPAAVAPYPGQLAHAADVDARCAYPAYAAALLVALAALYAPLLLSACWTVAAVAINRRMRARAYALAALVVVPLPVQVVALALSSVWETPRRTSPVAAFLGFLAVGIAAAAALAILVLLPVYDALFLGDDEQLPVAVAAAGEEARELDR; this is encoded by the coding sequence ATGCAGGCGAGCGTCGCGGTCTCGGAGGCGCTCGAGGCCGGGAAGctgtcggcggcgccgcgcgaCGGGGCCGCCGACTTCGCCGTGGcgtggctcgccgtcgtcgtggtgtcgctcgccgtcgcggcgACGTGCGTGGTCGTCTCCTTCGACGCGCACGCGCGGCAGCCGGGGCGGCTCCGGCGGATGCTCGACCTCGGCCCGTCGGTGCGCGGGGCGCGCCTGCTGCTCGCCATCTTCGCGGGCCTcctggccgccgccgaggtCATCCGCCTCCCGTTCTTCAGCCGGGCCGTCGTGTCCCCGCCGCGCCACGTCGTGCCCTGCCTCGCCTACCCGCTCGTCGCCCACGGCGTCGCCGAGCCGTGCTTCCTCGCCACCGTGCTCCTGCTGCTGCGCGCGTccaccggcggcgcgcgcctGCCGGCGGCCGCGCTCGCCGTGCCGTTCGCGTGCCTGCCCTTCCTCAGCGCGCACGTCGCGGTGCTCGTCCTGCCGGCGGCCGTCGCGCCGTACCCGGGCCAGCTCGCGCACGCCGCGGACGTCGACGCGCGCTGCGCCTACCCGGCgtacgccgccgcgctgctcgtcGCGCTCGCCGCGCTCTACGCGCCGCTGCTCCTGTCCGCGTGCTggaccgtcgccgccgtcgccatcaacCGGCGGATGCGCGCGAGGGCGTACGCGCTcgccgcgctcgtcgtcgtGCCGCTCCCCGTGCAGGTGGTGGCGCTCGCGCTCTCCTCCGTGTGGGAGACGCCGCGGCGCacgtcgccggtggccgcctTCCTCGGGTTCCTCGCCGTCGGGAtagccgcggcggccgcgctggCGATCCTCGTGCTGCTGCCGGTGTACGACGCGCTCTTCCTTGGCGACGACGAGCAGctgccggtggcggtggcggccgccggcgaggaagcGCGCGAGCTCGACAGATGA